The following coding sequences lie in one Mycobacterium gordonae genomic window:
- a CDS encoding SAM-dependent methyltransferase codes for MVRTDDDTWDLAFSVGATATMVAAGRARATRAALIDDPFAEPLVRAVGIDFFTRWACGELDTADVDFPDAPWGMQRMTDQQAARTRHIDRFFAAAQEAEIRQAVILASGLDARGYRLSWAPGTVVFEVDVPQVIEFKAATLASMGAAPTADVRGVAVDLRHDWPAALRQAGFDATRPTAWAAEGLFGYLPPAGQDLLLDNISALSADGSHLLAEVFFSAPASRELYDAIFARWYEHGLDVEMDRLGYPGDRNDVATHLEQDGWRVTRTLLNELLVANGFRPHTAGRSTDETMFTENYYCTAVLPGRPS; via the coding sequence ATGGTGCGCACCGACGACGACACGTGGGACTTGGCGTTCAGTGTGGGCGCGACGGCCACCATGGTGGCTGCCGGACGCGCCCGGGCCACCAGAGCCGCACTGATCGACGACCCCTTCGCCGAGCCGCTGGTGCGCGCGGTGGGCATCGATTTCTTCACCCGATGGGCGTGCGGCGAACTCGATACCGCCGACGTCGACTTCCCGGACGCCCCCTGGGGCATGCAGCGCATGACCGACCAACAGGCGGCCCGCACCCGCCACATCGACAGGTTCTTCGCGGCCGCCCAGGAAGCCGAGATTCGTCAAGCCGTGATCCTGGCGTCCGGCCTCGACGCGCGCGGTTATCGATTGTCGTGGGCGCCGGGCACGGTCGTCTTCGAGGTCGACGTCCCGCAGGTCATCGAATTCAAGGCGGCCACTCTGGCGTCGATGGGCGCCGCACCCACCGCCGACGTGCGGGGTGTTGCGGTCGACCTGCGCCACGACTGGCCCGCGGCGCTGCGCCAGGCCGGGTTCGACGCCACCCGGCCCACCGCCTGGGCCGCTGAGGGACTCTTCGGATACCTGCCACCCGCCGGGCAGGATCTGTTGCTGGACAACATCTCCGCGCTGTCCGCCGACGGCAGCCACCTGCTGGCGGAGGTGTTCTTCAGCGCTCCGGCCAGCCGGGAGCTCTACGACGCCATCTTCGCCAGGTGGTACGAGCACGGCCTCGACGTCGAAATGGACCGACTCGGCTACCCCGGTGATCGCAACGACGTGGCAACCCACCTGGAGCAGGACGGGTGGCGCGTTACGCGCACGCTGCTCAACGAATTGTTGGTGGCCAACGGGTTTCGGCCGCACACCGCGGGGCGATCCACTGACGAAACCATGTTCACCGAGAACTACTACTGCACCGCGGTGCTACCAGGAAGGCCGAGCTGA
- a CDS encoding cation transporter — MEMATGAHNHDVCADAPAVPLTEDWQRNVVWARRLAWISLAVLLTEGGVGLWEGLSVGSVALTGWALGGASEGLASAMVLWRFTGDRTLSQTAERRAQRGVAVSFWLVAPYVAAESVRHFIGGEHAEASVLGIGLTALALVLMPVLGWANHRVGARLHSGATEGEGTQNYLCATQAAGVLVGLAVTAAWPAGWWIDPAIGLAVAGVAMWQGVLAWRGKDCC; from the coding sequence ATGGAGATGGCCACCGGCGCCCACAATCACGATGTCTGTGCCGACGCACCCGCGGTGCCGCTGACCGAAGACTGGCAGCGCAACGTCGTCTGGGCCCGCCGACTGGCCTGGATCAGCCTGGCCGTGTTGCTGACCGAAGGCGGCGTGGGCCTGTGGGAGGGCTTATCGGTCGGATCGGTCGCGCTGACCGGGTGGGCGCTGGGTGGCGCATCCGAAGGACTGGCCAGCGCGATGGTGCTCTGGCGGTTCACCGGCGACCGTACCCTGTCGCAGACCGCCGAGCGGCGTGCCCAACGTGGTGTCGCGGTGTCCTTCTGGCTGGTGGCGCCCTACGTGGCCGCCGAATCGGTCCGCCACTTCATCGGCGGTGAGCACGCGGAAGCCTCGGTGCTCGGCATCGGGCTGACCGCGCTGGCGTTGGTGCTGATGCCGGTTCTCGGCTGGGCCAACCATCGGGTGGGGGCCCGCCTGCACTCCGGCGCGACCGAGGGGGAGGGCACCCAGAACTATCTGTGCGCCACGCAGGCCGCCGGGGTGCTGGTCGGACTGGCCGTCACCGCGGCCTGGCCCGCCGGGTGGTGGATCGACCCGGCGATCGGGCTGGCCGTGGCGGGTGTGGCGATGTGGCAGGGCGTGCTGGCCTGGCGCGGCAAGGACTGCTGCTGA